From the genome of Ostrinia nubilalis chromosome 1, ilOstNubi1.1, whole genome shotgun sequence:
ttaaacaaggtagtgacgtgctaatatctagacttacatattaagatactagtagaaatgactcgcatacataaatttgaataacttggattgaccagtccccgaaagcagcgcctgttcacagacatgacgagtgaaccagccatcgcttcactcgaccatattagagggaatgtaacgacccgcctcactacgccaccaccccagagacattttagtgagaatgacaattccaagttatctctttaaaataaaaaactaataataaagctaagtaacagtccagattgagaagcatgacactataacatttgagaaattattatgagtttatacattacttttcattttaattctttttagtgcgagcatgagaggaccataatcctactcccaggatgacttatcattaagaaaatctcgagttgtataataggcttttttaagcatgtgatctttaactatatctttaaatttattatacggtagctctttatatttatcagggactttgttataaaaatggataccttgtcccataaaagaggcaaacactttattaagtctaaaagcgggtatagccaatttatttttatttctagtgttaatttggtgaatatcacttttctttttgaattcagtaatatttttttgaataaatagaatacagtttaagatgtattgtgaagcggccgtgagaatgccaatttctttaaataattctctaagggatgctcttgctttcattttatacaagtatcttatcgcacgtttttgcaaaataaatattgtttcaaaatctgcagctttgccccatagcttGCTTCTGCATTGAACCCTGGTATGTCCAAAACGACAACAGTTAAAACACTGAATTGTTGGGAATATGTACTGGTCAACAGGCAGTGAGGAAAAAAAGGAATAAATTCGGGGAGGAAGAGCTTGACCATCGAATGTAAGGACTACCGTCTGAGTGGGCAACCATTTAGGGCCTTCAAGTGATGTAACTTTGCGGCTAAGCCGGCGAGACCGAATGATTGGAccaaagccttcaggaactctTAAATTTCCTACAATCTCTTCATGCGACCATTCGCAGGGAATGCCTTTGACAATGCCCATTTTGGTGATATTGTATGTTGGGATAGATAAAACATAATCATGTAATATAATTGGATTACACAAAAATGAGTTTGCCGCACCAGGTGTTTTGAATGTCACTGCCAATCGATTTCGCCCTATTCGTTTAATGCCAtcatccaaaatattttttaaattatttctgaATAGAAAATTCCCAAATTTGATGGGGTGAAGAGTGGAGCCAGAGTTGGGAGTTTCTTTTTGTTGGACATGTACCAGAAAAGGACCTGCATCCTGATCCTGGTAATTGTTTCTGCCTATTATATGGTTATTCTGTTGAGAATGTTGGATTACCGGAGCTGGAGGAGCTTGCGTTAAAATTTCTTGAAAAGCAGTGGTAATGTGCATTTTAGGAGAGGATTTGGTCtttaataaatgtttgttaatttttttctgaGTTTTTCTATTTGTTACTAGTTTAAATGACTCAAATTCTTTTACATGTTGGTTAGATATGAAATTATCAGCCTCTATTAAGGTCAATAAAGGATTGGACTGAGATTGTGGAGTGGCTGGGGGAGGATCAGGGTCAGGAGCTGGTTCCGTCTCCATagtttataaatatgcaaatggaCTTACCCCTATATAATATATACACTAATCACACTAAATTACTAATTTACaacaatttttttacaaaatatacacaaactaacaataaaatacgaattaaataaaaacagataGACCGCCCTTTTCAACTTCCCGCCAAAAAAGCAGCCGTCCTGTTGTCACTTTTCAAAACAGATAAAAAAAACCATAGACTAAGATTCGTTCAAAAACCCAATTGCGGCATTTATGGCGCAGGTACACTATGCGCGAAATATATCGAGACTGTATTGTCTGTATTGTAGTCTCGTAGTCTCGCTCGCCCATACTTTGGGGTGCGTGTATTATTCGTCTTGTTAAGTGaactttattataataatcaaGAGTGCAAATTacaattttcttcttctttcttttctcAGTTTTACAATGCACGCGTTATAATACGAGTATTGTTATATTGTGTGGTTGCATGAGTGGCAGTAAACCAGTAAACACGCGTTTCGAACTTCGATTATACATCATCGACGATTCCGTCGAAACACCAAAACGAGTAAGTAGTGTACGCCGGCCTTAACGATACATGAACCGATATCTCATCCCACTAACGCGGCAAACTTGAATTCACCAATAGCATGACTCCACGAATCCATTGACAATTTTGACTGCCGAAAAGATTGACGTGTTTATTTCACGGCTGTTTGTTCAATTTTGCGAAAAGGGCTCATTGAAAAAGCCGGTACCACTGATTGAACGTAGCATAAGATAGAAATAATCACACAATATGCTGCGAACGCTTTATCTAGGTGAGTTTgaataacatcaaattataccGTGAGGTTTCTtgataactaatttaattttgcagAACTAATTTGAACTTGTGTTTTAGGTGTTTTATTGTGTGCTGCCGGGTCACTGGCCCTGTACGACTCTTCGTCTGACGTGATAGAATTAACGCCCAATAATTTTGATAAACTAGTCCTCAACTCAGATGAAGTATGGATAGTGGAATTTTATGCACCTTGGTGTGGTCACTGTAAGAACCTGGTACCCGAATACAAGAAGGCCGCGCGAGCACTCAAGGTATTACACCATCAAGTTATTTACCTATAAGTTCATATAAATTCCTCCCTGAAGGGTTTTTATTTAGAAATCTTGTTAATTTTACACCTTATCTGTAATAGGTGTTTCAATATGATAAGCCATAAATTAAGAAGTTATAATCATTCTGATTAGGCATATACTGTTACCAGCCTAAAAACTAAGTCAGTTAACTATAATTAGCCAGAGCATAACATTTTAAACACATGTAATTTTCTGCTCATCCACATTGATATCTTTTACAGGGTATAGTCAAAGTAGGAGCAGTAAATGCAGATGAACACAAGAGTTTGTCACAGAAGTATGGAGTCAAGGGCTTCCCAACTATCAAGATGTTCACAGGCAGCAAAAACACACCATACCAGGGTCAGAGAACGGCAGAAGCATTTGTGGACGCTGCCCTCAAGGCTGCCAAGGACAGGGCCTACGATAACCTCGGCAAAAAGTCTAGTGGCTCATCCTCAGACAAGGTAAAAATCATGAAACAACTAAATGAATTGCTTAGAAAATATCCTTTGAAATTTAAaggataattttatttagacaTACCATGTAAGATCTCAACTACGTAAACTATGAAGTGATATAtcaaatgtaaaattaattttctatgtcatatattttatttaaatagcagAAAAAGGTGTATGGCCATTCTATCCCATGGAAAATAGTGAAAACCAATGCAGTTAAGAAGCAACTTATTCGGACTGGTGTTACTTTCCCCcttgaaaaatctaaattagaAATGCTACAGTCTAATCTATTTCGTAGAAGATTGATTGATGATGAACCAATTAAATTAGTCAAAAGTCAATACTTAACTCGTAAGAAAAAACATGGGAATAAACGCCAAAGATACACATACAATTTTATATGAAAACTTCAGAATCATGTAATTTTTCTAACATgttgattttatagaattattataatattgtttagaattttattttaattaaataaacttcCTAATTGAAGTTTTTctagttaataataatgtgTATGTAGTTCATTGACATTTGACATGGTTTCTTATCTTATGTTTTCTCTGAACATAGCATAGTGATCCATCTGTTTTGGTAAATATCTTAcacataattttataaacttTATCATAATTAGGTTTATAGTTCTAATACAGTGCATTTTTAGTTTGACTTGGAACTTAAAAATTTGAATATTGGGCAATTTCCTAGATACCTCAGGGCAGGGTAATTTTTGAAACACATGTTCATACATCAtagcattttatttattgttttctacAAAACTACACAATCAAAAATCATATCATTCACAAAAACATAACAGAAAGATGGACATAACATAATACAACATTAGAAATTAgaatgtatgtatgtgtatagaaattaaaatatattttatgtttaaaagagTAGGTGGTGATTGATGTATACAGCTTTTTTCGTGGAGGCGATCATCGCGCCACTCCCACGTGTGGCCCACGCGTCCTTTCActgccgaaataatacttacGTTTTCGCTTACTATTGGGACACGTCACTCTGACCTCTATTATAGGATGCCCATTCCCCTATTAGTTTTAATAATGCAACGTCATAAAGCAGTCTTTGTTCATGTTGAATTTACagctataaataatattttattgtgtttcTTCAAGACGCAATATGTTCGAACATTATGCAGTATAGCTATGTATGAGCTAACATAATACAACCTTCTCACAATCGCCACTGAAAATGTATCgcgatatttttatgtatttacgTTTTTATGGCGTAGACTATTTCTCCTATGactttcatgtttttttttttatttcatacatATTAAGAAATCTTTATTAATCCTGAACTGAATACTGGTCAGGTTGTTCTGTACTGGTGTAGGTACTCCATCCATACTACCATTCCAACCACCATCTTAACTTTTATGAGATCTTACTAGAGTTATTCTCCCTGTTTAATCAAACTAGTGAAGGTAGGGAAGGTCCAGGAATGAGCAAATCATTGGACATGGAAGGGTTTCTTCtgctattacattaattttactaaatAATGGATAACATGGAGGTGTAGATTATagctattgttatttttatattattttattctctTCATCTTGCAGTCTGATGTCATTGAGCTGACGGACAGCAACTTCAAAGAACTGGTGCTGGACAGCGAAGACCTCTGGTTGGTTGAGTTCTACGCCCCATGGTGCGGCCACTGCAAGAACCTGGAACCACACTGGGCTAAGGCAGCCACTGAGCTGAAGGGCAAGGTAAGCCATCATTATGTCCCTTTGGACAGTCAGCGCCAAGTAGTTCGTAACATTTAGGCGCATTAAGGCTAATTCTCATTATAAACACTTCTCATTTTGGCAATACTCACTTGGGCTACTTCTCATTAGGGCTTCTTTACTTTTACAACCagagtggccaaaaagttgataataacaaagatgtgttgcgaacttgttggctaatttgggtgtcacgaactatttgacgctgactgtagaaGTTAGTTGCCGAAAAAAAAACAGAACATCAGAATAAAATGATGGTGAGATTGTTTTACTACTTTAAATATGAACATTGTATAAAACGTTTATTACCAAGCAGtatacatttaaattttaagtaaatcaTTATTTCCCATTATAGCAAAATGGATTGGATAATTTATGATCTGTTCTCTGATTAACTATCAGCCACCTAAAAACCACCTATGTAAAAAGACTAAAAGAACACTTACTAGGGGACAAGTCCCGGTTATTTTGATAAGGGACCTGGGTAACGATCCCCCTTTATCAACATCACtaacaaaacttttttattttgctctTATCTTAACGGTACAATGCTCACGCGTCTGATAAGTAAGCTTGTgcattaaaactaaaaattagtATCAATAAATAAAGAAGTTGTTTCAAAAAGCCAACTAGTTTTACAAACTCACTTTCATTACGGTTATTGACATCGAGTGTGGCGACCTAAATATGACAAATTTTCACGTTCCTGGCAATATTCCAGTGACGCGACAGAAAGTGGATATTAGATGCCTGAACTAAACTGTTGCATATGTAAACAACAATAATTAATGTTCTCgctaaaaatattgtatgataTTTATTTCACACTTGGGTCCCCTAATCTAACGTTGGAACAGCAGGTGGCACTAGcaaaacatacctaataatatatttttaaggaGGGATAGATATCTGttacatttttatgcaaaatctATTCGACGAAttattaaatacatagttatagcTTAATATCAAAATATCACATAGGCTATTATCACTTTGACTTAGTTACTTTTTTAGGAAAATTACGCCGACGAAAtcgcgggcaaaaactagtaaaCCAATCATGACGAAATCGGGAACAAATTCTAGTAATCCAATAACTATCAGCAAATATAAGCTTGCCTTTGATGAAACTTATTGCACCTCTTATGCTTCaaccagaccaacgcgtgcagatcgccatcgccgacgcgatcgtAGGCCAATGACCTGTCAATTGCCTATGATACggcgataaataaataaatcatttatttgctcagaAACATGGTAACAAAATGGTCGATAGAAAATGTCAAGTCCAACATGTTTTGTCCAGGGTAGGCAtgcaaattttacaaaattagaatctacatattaataacaataataaattaattaaaaaattgaaGTCACACAAATCAATCACTCAGAAATTCTTTGAcagtataaaaacatttatcaacTAACCATTCATAaagacattttttaaattggtttaATGCAAGTCAGTGATAGAGTctggaattttattaaaaactttaatggcCATTATAAAACATCTgctggcgatctgcacgcgtcggtgtggttgaagcattaccAATTCCGACTATTATTCTATCAAATTCTCACCACTACTTCCTTCCAGGTGAAGGTTGGCGCGCTAGACGCGACAGTCCACCAGGAGATGGCCGCCCGCTACCAGGTGCAAGGCTACCCGACCATAAAGATGTTCCCGTCGGGCAAGAAGACCAGCGACTCGGTGGAGGACTACAACGGAGGCCGGACATCCAGCGACATCGTCGCGTGGGCCCTTGACAAGGTTGCCGAGAATGTGGCGCCGCCGGAAATTATTCAAGTATGTTCCATGATGCGACCGGAGTTGAGATTCTTATTATAGGAGGCCAAGATTAACTTAGGTCGCTGCACCATCTTATGTTCCATGATGGATATGGATCTATGTAATAGATTGATGTTCTTTATTGGTTACTACATGAAAATGTAAGGAATGCAAAAAAAAGGTAGACGCTATAGTCAGGAAGCGGTCTCTTCCAGATAAATAAGAGgacacttaaaaaaataaataaaaacgctGTCAGGAAAAATTTGCTAgttaggaaaagtttttggtCAAAGAATTAAGACAGCAAAAGTCTCAACGTTTTCCGCTGGACctggaaataattaaaataattttaaaggtaggATCTGTCTTTCTTGGGATTTCTTTCATTACCTTTGCCCCAGTACCTTTTTCTTGGTCGTTCCACAAAAACTTTACGTGGATCACGTTACATTGTTGGTCCAAGATCTGTCCAAAACTAATATGTTTGGAATATTAGCTCCAAGACTATAATTTTGATACGAATAATCAATCAATTTGCCTGCCTGCTCAAGGCAGCGTCAACCTTCAACTAGCCGCAATCAAAACAATGTTTATACATCTTCAATAAACAAACTACTGCtaacaataaatattatattgttttcGTTTCTTCTATTCTATGTTTAAACAAACTTGCACAACACAGTGGCAGTAAATGGTTCATGATGTGTATAATCGGTCCAGTAGGCCCTCAACTGAAGCAAGAAATTGTAATATTAGGTTTCGATTTGCGTTAAGTCGTAAAACTTATCACAGTTCTAGTAACGTTATGTATGTTTTGGTTTTGTAACATGCGTTACATTATGCTGCTATGTTTATACTCACGcctaataatttaaaatgagaTTAACGACGTTGATAATTTTGCTAAACACATGATTTAAGTAAATGAGGCACCAAAGGAAGAGAATGAAGTTCATGCAGTAGGCCTGGGATGCGcccctagggttgccaggtccaaaaaccaAACCAAccaaagccggactctgtgcttcatttgtcCGGCCAAGCCGGACAGACAATATTTgccaagaccgtaaaaagccaaacagtccggctaaagccggacacctggcaaccctatgcgCACCATGATAAATTGAATATTTATCgtggcattttatcgattttatgtGATAAAACCATCCATTtgacgtctaaaatcatcgattcAAACGATTGTGTCGtgacgtcaagtg
Proteins encoded in this window:
- the LOC135081031 gene encoding protein disulfide-isomerase A6 homolog, giving the protein MLRTLYLGVLLCAAGSLALYDSSSDVIELTPNNFDKLVLNSDEVWIVEFYAPWCGHCKNLVPEYKKAARALKGIVKVGAVNADEHKSLSQKYGVKGFPTIKMFTGSKNTPYQGQRTAEAFVDAALKAAKDRAYDNLGKKSSGSSSDKSDVIELTDSNFKELVLDSEDLWLVEFYAPWCGHCKNLEPHWAKAATELKGKVKVGALDATVHQEMAARYQVQGYPTIKMFPSGKKTSDSVEDYNGGRTSSDIVAWALDKVAENVAPPEIIQVVNEETMKACSAAPLCVVSVLPHILDCNAACRNGYLDVLARLGDKYKNKMWGWIWAEAGAQPALEDALELGGFGYPAMAVVNAKKLKFSTLRGSFSENGINEFLRDLSFGRGQTAPVKGAEMPKISATEPWDGKDGELPPEEDIDLSDVDLEKDEL